In the genome of Nocardiopsis composta, one region contains:
- the menD gene encoding 2-succinyl-5-enolpyruvyl-6-hydroxy-3-cyclohexene-1-carboxylic-acid synthase, with product MNPATALARVFADELSRLGVREAVVAPGSRSTPLALALHDDPRIRLHVRIDERSAAYCALGLGKASGRPAVVVCTSGTAAVNLHPAVVEAAEAAVPLLLLTADRPPELRGTGAPQAIDQIKLYGSAVRFFAEVGVPEPVPGMVGYWRSLLSRAWAKSLWDRPGPVHLNVALREPLLPDGDPAWVEPLDGRAAGWTRYHPPAPDPAGPLLPPARRGLLLCGDTGRDARPYVAAATAAGWPVLAEPTSNARFGPNAIAAYRHLLQVPAFTGRHRPDAVVVLGRPGLSRGVLRFLREAPRTAVVSATPDWDDPTRTASAVHAGPPPDRGTAEADPAWLDAWLRADRAARTALDELIEEHTGLSEPLIAREVAGRVPDGGLLFAGASMPIRDLDGHMAPRSGIRVLANRGTNGIDGTVSTAVGAALAHQRSGGGPAYALLGDLSLLYDQNGLVIGPEEPRPDLALVVVDNAGGGIFSTLEQAGDEPARFERLFGTPHGVAPERVAAMAGVPCRSAGTRDELLDALGGTGLRLVAVRTRRDRQARLRALAHERVGAALARTPGITPALSS from the coding sequence ATGAATCCGGCGACCGCACTCGCCCGGGTCTTCGCCGACGAACTGTCCCGCCTCGGTGTCCGCGAGGCGGTGGTCGCTCCCGGCTCCCGCTCCACCCCGCTCGCCCTCGCCCTGCACGACGACCCCCGCATCCGGCTGCACGTCCGCATCGACGAGCGCTCCGCCGCCTACTGCGCCCTCGGCCTGGGCAAGGCCTCCGGCCGCCCCGCCGTGGTGGTGTGCACCTCCGGAACGGCCGCCGTCAACCTGCACCCCGCCGTCGTCGAAGCGGCCGAGGCCGCCGTCCCGCTGCTGCTGCTCACCGCCGACCGCCCGCCCGAACTCCGCGGCACCGGAGCACCCCAGGCCATCGACCAGATCAAGCTCTACGGCTCGGCCGTGCGCTTCTTCGCCGAGGTCGGCGTGCCCGAGCCGGTGCCCGGCATGGTCGGCTACTGGAGGTCGCTGCTCTCCCGCGCCTGGGCCAAATCCCTGTGGGACCGCCCCGGCCCCGTCCACCTCAACGTCGCGCTGCGCGAACCGCTGCTGCCCGACGGCGACCCGGCCTGGGTCGAACCGCTGGACGGCCGCGCCGCCGGCTGGACCCGCTACCACCCGCCGGCCCCGGACCCCGCCGGCCCGCTCCTCCCGCCGGCCCGCCGCGGCCTGCTGCTCTGCGGCGACACCGGCCGGGACGCCCGCCCCTACGTCGCCGCGGCCACCGCGGCCGGCTGGCCGGTGCTCGCCGAACCCACCAGCAACGCCCGGTTCGGCCCCAACGCCATCGCCGCCTACCGGCACCTGCTCCAGGTCCCCGCCTTCACCGGCCGGCACCGCCCCGACGCGGTCGTCGTCCTCGGCCGCCCCGGCCTCTCCCGCGGGGTGCTGCGCTTCCTGCGCGAGGCTCCGCGGACCGCCGTCGTCTCCGCCACCCCCGACTGGGACGACCCCACCCGGACCGCCTCCGCCGTGCACGCGGGCCCGCCGCCGGACCGCGGCACCGCCGAGGCCGACCCCGCCTGGCTGGACGCCTGGCTCCGCGCGGACCGCGCGGCCCGCACCGCACTGGACGAGCTGATCGAAGAGCACACCGGCCTGAGCGAACCGCTGATCGCCCGGGAGGTCGCCGGCCGGGTCCCCGACGGCGGGCTGCTCTTCGCCGGCGCCAGCATGCCCATCCGCGACCTGGACGGCCACATGGCCCCGCGCTCCGGCATCCGGGTGCTGGCCAACCGGGGCACCAACGGCATCGACGGCACCGTCTCCACCGCCGTCGGCGCCGCCCTGGCCCACCAGCGCTCCGGCGGCGGGCCGGCCTACGCCCTGCTCGGCGACCTGTCCCTACTTTACGACCAGAACGGCCTGGTCATCGGCCCCGAAGAACCGCGCCCCGACCTCGCCCTGGTCGTCGTCGACAACGCCGGCGGCGGCATCTTCTCCACCCTGGAGCAGGCCGGCGACGAACCCGCCCGGTTCGAGCGGCTGTTCGGCACCCCGCACGGCGTCGCCCCGGAACGGGTCGCCGCCATGGCCGGCGTCCCCTGCCGCTCCGCCGGCACCCGGGACGAACTCCTCGACGCGCTCGGCGGCACCGGCCTGCGCCTGGTGGCGGTCCGTACCCGCCGGGACCGCCAGGCGCGATTGCGCGCCCTGGCCCACGAGCGGGTCGGCGCCGCACTCGCCCGCACACCGGGCATCACGCCGGCCCTCTCCTCCTGA